The genomic DNA TAGCCGCGGGTGAATTGCGGCGGCGCCGTCCCCGTGCCCTTGAACTGGTTGACCATCTGGCACTCGGTGAGCCGCACGCGGCCGAGCGGCACCGCGAAGCCCAGCTCCTCGGGCACGAACTCGACCGCGACCTCGCCGACCCGGATCTCGCCGACGAACGGGTGGGTGCGGCCGTAGCCGCGCTGCGTCGAGTAGGCGAGGCCGAGCACGAAGCCCTCGTCGCCCCGGGCGAGCGCCTGGAGGCGCAGGGCCCGGTCGGCGGGATAATCCACCGGCTCGCGGGTGAGGTCGCCCGCGGGGGCGCCGTCCTCCGGGGGCGAGGGCTCGATCAGGCCGTCCCGGGCCAGCAGGTCGGTGACCCGCGGGCAGGTGCCGGCATCGGGGCGCGGCTCGGCCTCGGCGGCGGGCTCGGACGCGGTCTCGGCGGCGAGCGCGAAGTCGACCAGCCGGTGGGTGTAGTCGAAGGTCGGCCCGAGCACCTGCCCGCCCGGAAGGTCCTTGAAGGTCGCGGAGATCCGGCGCTCGACCGCCATGGCCCCGGTGTCGACCGGCGCGGAGGCGCCGAAGCGCGGCAGCGTCGTCCGATAGGCGCGGACGAGGAACACCGCCTCGACCACGTCGCCCCGCGCCTGCTTCAGCGCCAGCGCCGCGAGGTCCGGATCGTAGAGCGAGCCCTCGGTCATGACCCGGTCGACGAGCAGCGCCATCTGCTCCCGGATCTGCGCCACGGAGAGTTCGGGCAATGCGGGGTCGCCCCGGCGCGTCTCGGCGAGGAGCCGGTGGGCGTTGTCGATGGCGGCCTCGCCGCCCTTCACGGCCACGTACATGGGTCAGGCCTCCGTGACCGTCGTGGAGCGCGGGAGACCGGCCACGCGGCCGGGCGCGGTGAGGATCAGGTCGACGCCCAGGGGAAAGCCGGCGCGGTTCTCGGCGAGCTGCGCCACGAAGCCCTCCGGCAGCGGCGCCGGCGCGAGCCGGGCAGCCTTCCGGATGCCCGGGCCGGACAGGTGCAGCCCCTCCCCCTCGGCGACCGCGTCGAGGGCGAGCACCAGGGTCGTGGCGGTGTCGGGATAGGCCGGCGTGCCGGGGGCGAACCGGCTCAGCGGCGGGCACCGCGCGGGCTCGCGGACCAGCGCGAAGGCGGCCGCGGCCGGGTCGCCGGTGAGCGGCGCGCCGGTGTGGAAGCGCAGGAATTCCGCGACCTCCGGCGCCGCGGCGAGGACCGGATCGAGCCAGACCGGCGTGTCGGCGTCGGTGAGCGTCAGCGCGACGGCGGCCAGTTCCGGCGTCAGCGGCGCGGGCGGCGCGAGGGCGGCGACGAGCGCCCGGACGCGTCCGGGGCGGGCGAGCGCGTCCATGACGGCGCGGAAGGTGCCCTGCGCGTCGTGGACCGGATCGGCGAAGCCGGGGGCGAGCATGCTCAATCCTCTCCGCGGGCGAGGGTCAGGAAATCGACGCGGGTGGCGGCCGTGCGCCGGGCCGCCCGCGCTCGGGACTCCGCGAGCCGCCGGGCGGCGGGCTCCAGGGCGGCCTCGACCCGGGCGCGCCGGCCCGGATCCTGCCAGAGGGCGTCGAGGATCGCGGCGAGCCGCGCCTTCGTGCGGTCGCGACCGAGATGGTAGGCGAAGCCGGCCGGGCCGTCCGCGAGGCGGATGGCGGCCCGGGTCACGCTGACCTCGCCGAGGTTGAACGGCCGCCCGTCGCCGCCGATCCGGCCCGAAGCCATCACGAGACCTGTCTCCGGCACGCGCAGATCCGCGGCCGCGGGCGCATCGAGGCCCGACAGGGCCGCCTCTAGATCCGCGCGGCTCGCCTCGGCGCAGAGGGCCATGACCGCCTGGCGCGCCGCGGTCTCGCCCTCGGATCCGGCCTGTCTCGGGGTCGTCGTCATCGCGAATCCCTTCGTCGATCGGTTGTATAGGTGTATAGACAACTGGCGTGCGCCGCACAAATGAAGTTTGGATGACAGCATGGATGCGCAGGAGCAGGCGGCCGGCCTCGTCCGGGGCGAGGGGCTGACGGCGTGGCGGCAGATCGCCGACGCGCTGACGGCCGAGATCGCGGCGGGGCGCTACGCGCCGGGGCAGCAACTGCCCGCCGAGGCCGCCCTGGCGGCGCGGTTCGCGGTGAACCGGCACACGGTGCGGCGCGCCCTCGCGGCGCTCGCGGAGGGCGGCCTCGTGCGCGCCAGCCAGGGTCGGGGCACCTTCGTGGAGGAGGCGCCCCTCGCCTACCCGATCGGGCCGCGGACACGCTTCTCCGAGATCGTCGCCGGGGCCGGGCGCGAGGCCTGGGGCGACCTCGTCGCCTCGGCCACGGTCCCGGCCGGGCCCGAGCAGGCGGCCTCCCTGGCCCTCGCCCCCGGCGCGCCGATCCTGGAGCTGCTGACCGTCCACCGGGCGGACAGCGCCCCGCTCTCGACGGCGCTGACCTGGCTGCCGCTGCCGCGCTTCGCGGGCTTCGCCGAGGCCTACGCCGAGCGGGGCTCGATCACCCGGGCTTTCGCGACCTGCGGCGTCCACGACTACACCCGGCTCTCGACGCGGATCCGGGCCCGTCCCGCGGATTCCGCGGAGGCGCAGCGCCTCGACATCGCGCCGGGGCGGGTCGTGCTGGTGGTGTCGAGCGTCAACATCGATCCCGCCGGCGTGCCGATCCAGGCGAACCGCACCCTGTTCGCGGCCGACCGGGTGGAGCTGGTGATCGGGGGGTGATGCGGTGTCCGCGCGACGGCCTCGGCACAGCGTCCTCGCGAGCGGAGCGAAGCGATGACGACGAGGGTCCGTCACCCGAGCGCGCGAACCGGACGCCGTACGATACGAGCCGTCCGGGCCATCCCCTCATCCCGAGGTGCCGGAGCGCAGCGGAGGCCTCGAAGGAGGGCTCCAGCTGGCGCGCGGTGGCTCGAGCCCTCCTTCGAGGCGGCCGCGCCGCACCTCAGGCCGCACCTCAGGATGAGGGGGTGGATGGGACGGACCGCCCGCTGCGCGGCCTCCTTCAGCGCGCCGCCGGCCCGATGATCGCCCGGCGCAGGCGGGTCGAGATCCAGTCGATCGCCGCCACGGTCACGAGGATCATCAGCACCAGGAAGGCGACCTGCTGCAGCTCCAGCACGCGGATCAGCTCGGTGAGGTACTGGCCGATGCCGCCCGCGCCGACGATGCCGATGATCGTCGCCGAGCGGGTGTTCGACTCGAAGAAGTACAGGACCTGGCTCGCCAGCACCGGCAGCACCCCGGGGATCAGCCCGAAGCGGATGCGGTGGAGCGCCGAGCCGCCCGAGGCGACGACGCCCTCGCCGGCGCGTCGGTCGCAGGTCTCGATCGCCTCGGAGAACAGCTTGCCGAGCGCCCCGAAATCCGAGCACGCGATCGCGAGCGCCCCCGCGAACGGGCCGAGGCCGACGACGTTGATCCAGATCAGCGCCCAGATCAGGACGTCGACCGAGCGCATCACGTCGAGGCCGCGGCGGACCGCGAACCGCGCGAACGGGTTGGGCACGACGTTCCGCGCCGCCAGGAACGCCACCGGGAAGGCGAGGATCGCCGCCGTCAGCGTGCCCAGGAAGGCGATGCCGAGGGTCTCGCCCAGCGCGTGCAGGAAGGTCCAGAACTGGCCCTCCGGCGACGGCGGCAGCATCAGCACCGCGAAGGTGCCGAGCCGCCCGAGACCGTGGAGGATCCGCGCCACCGAGAAGTCGAGGCGCCAGGCGCCGAGCGCCGCGAGCCCCACCAGGACGACGAGCAGGGCGGCGAGCCGCGCCCGCCCCGGCCAGTCGGTGCGGAACTGCGCGGGGTAGCGCGCGCGCAGGCGGGCGAGGTCGGCCCGGGCCGCCGCCCGCAGGGCCTCGGGACGCGCGCTCATCGGGCCTGCTCCGCGCCGATCAGGCGGTGGCGGACCCGCTCGGTGACGAGGTCGATGCAGAACACGGT from Methylobacterium radiotolerans JCM 2831 includes the following:
- the phnE gene encoding phosphonate ABC transporter, permease protein PhnE, with the translated sequence MSARPEALRAAARADLARLRARYPAQFRTDWPGRARLAALLVVLVGLAALGAWRLDFSVARILHGLGRLGTFAVLMLPPSPEGQFWTFLHALGETLGIAFLGTLTAAILAFPVAFLAARNVVPNPFARFAVRRGLDVMRSVDVLIWALIWINVVGLGPFAGALAIACSDFGALGKLFSEAIETCDRRAGEGVVASGGSALHRIRFGLIPGVLPVLASQVLYFFESNTRSATIIGIVGAGGIGQYLTELIRVLELQQVAFLVLMILVTVAAIDWISTRLRRAIIGPAAR
- the phnH gene encoding phosphonate C-P lyase system protein PhnH, encoding MLAPGFADPVHDAQGTFRAVMDALARPGRVRALVAALAPPAPLTPELAAVALTLTDADTPVWLDPVLAAAPEVAEFLRFHTGAPLTGDPAAAAFALVREPARCPPLSRFAPGTPAYPDTATTLVLALDAVAEGEGLHLSGPGIRKAARLAPAPLPEGFVAQLAENRAGFPLGVDLILTAPGRVAGLPRSTTVTEA
- a CDS encoding carbon-phosphorus lyase complex subunit PhnI, whose product is MYVAVKGGEAAIDNAHRLLAETRRGDPALPELSVAQIREQMALLVDRVMTEGSLYDPDLAALALKQARGDVVEAVFLVRAYRTTLPRFGASAPVDTGAMAVERRISATFKDLPGGQVLGPTFDYTHRLVDFALAAETASEPAAEAEPRPDAGTCPRVTDLLARDGLIEPSPPEDGAPAGDLTREPVDYPADRALRLQALARGDEGFVLGLAYSTQRGYGRTHPFVGEIRVGEVAVEFVPEELGFAVPLGRVRLTECQMVNQFKGTGTAPPQFTRGYGLSFGQSERKAMAMALVDRALRAEELGEPVASPAQDQEFVLAHCDSLQATGFVEHLKLPHYVDFQAELELVRRLRAEFERASDAVEMQEAAE
- the phnF gene encoding phosphonate metabolism transcriptional regulator PhnF — its product is MDAQEQAAGLVRGEGLTAWRQIADALTAEIAAGRYAPGQQLPAEAALAARFAVNRHTVRRALAALAEGGLVRASQGRGTFVEEAPLAYPIGPRTRFSEIVAGAGREAWGDLVASATVPAGPEQAASLALAPGAPILELLTVHRADSAPLSTALTWLPLPRFAGFAEAYAERGSITRAFATCGVHDYTRLSTRIRARPADSAEAQRLDIAPGRVVLVVSSVNIDPAGVPIQANRTLFAADRVELVIGG
- the phnG gene encoding phosphonate C-P lyase system protein PhnG is translated as MTTTPRQAGSEGETAARQAVMALCAEASRADLEAALSGLDAPAAADLRVPETGLVMASGRIGGDGRPFNLGEVSVTRAAIRLADGPAGFAYHLGRDRTKARLAAILDALWQDPGRRARVEAALEPAARRLAESRARAARRTAATRVDFLTLARGED